The following are encoded together in the Oncorhynchus nerka isolate Pitt River linkage group LG25, Oner_Uvic_2.0, whole genome shotgun sequence genome:
- the LOC115108892 gene encoding P3 protein-like produces the protein MRTLFAFCCLFLITRGTDPPTEGRSLTDNNNMNVTADSNRRYIQIGDGTSQEFEFPENTKGVIVISSQYRSVVSTKGRESWKQTVNVSSLDSEVLSILNVSNSHAGPVKSFIISIKSGLPGRAQLLIQLLELDQDSFPVVIEERTDYCIRVAPGRDDPAAGLIQSGVLSHFSENPVLFALLPLIFINKCAFGCKVEVEVLRGLLRKPVPLLLGVAGQFLVMPLYAYGLSRLGSLPKALSLGLVITCSAPGGGGGYLYSLLLGGDVTLAISMTLVSTVVAAAAMPLCSALYGRLLGVHAALHVPFIKILGTLLFIAIPISLGMLVKLRLPKLTRVLLALIRPFSFVLIVGGIFMAYQMGASILANVRPQIVVAGVTVPLFGLLLGFGMGKLAGLAVPQRKTVSIEVGVQNSLLALAVMQLSFRRAEADFASQAPFIVALSSTSEMLLIVLGHFAHRKFCTPTVRTET, from the coding sequence ATGAGGACGCTATTTGCATTCTGTTGTCTCTTCTTGATAACGAGAGGAACAGATCCGCCAACGGAGGGCAGGTCCCTGacagacaacaacaacatgaaCGTGACGGCCGACAGTAACAGAAGGTATATACAAATCGGGGACGGGACCTCCCAAGAATTTGAGTTTCCCGAAAACACTAAGGGCGTGATTGTAATCTCCAGTCAATACCGAAGCGTCGTAAGTACGAAGGGCCGCGAGAGCTGGAAGCAGACGGTCAATGTAAGCTCCTTGGACTCGGAGGTTCTTTCCATCCTGAATGTAAGTAACAGTCATGCGGGGCCCGTGAAGAGTTTCATTATCAGCATAAAGTCTGGGTTACCGGGTCGGGCACAACTGCTCATCCAGCTATTGGAGTTGGACCAGGATTCTTTCCCTGTTGTAATTGAAGAAAGGACAGACTACTGCATCAGGGTGGCGCCTGGCAGGGATGACCCAGCTGCCGGGCTCATACAGTCAGGCGTGCTGTCCCACTTTTCTGAGAACCCTGTCCTATTTGCCTTGCTGCCGCTCATCTTCATCAACAAGTGTGCCTTCGGGTgcaaggtagaggtagaggtgctGAGGGGTCTCCTGCGGAAGCCTGTGCCCCTCCTCTTGGGGGTTGCAGGGCAGTTCCTGGTCATGCCACTGTACGCATATGGTCTGTCCAGGCTGGGTTCCCTGCCAAAGGCCCTCTCCCTGGGCCTGGTCATCACATGCTCTGCCCCGGGCGGCGGCGGAGGCTACCTCTACAGCCTGCTACTGGGCGGGGACGTCACCCTGGccatctccatgaccctggtgtCCACAGTTGTAGCTGCAGCAGCCATGCCCCTGTGCTCTGCCCTGTACGGCAGGCTACTGGGTGTCCACGCTGCCCTCCACGTGCCCTTTATCAAGATCCTGGGCACCCTTCTCTTCATTGCCATCCCCATCTCCCTGGGCATGCTGGTGAAGCTACGTCTGCCCAAACTGACCCGCGTGCTGCTGGCACTGATCCGGCCCTTCAGCTTCGTGCTCATCGTGGGTGGCATCTTCATGGCCTACCAGATGGGGGCGTCTATCCTGGCCAACGTGAGACCTCAGATAGTGGTCGCGGGGGTGACCGTGCCCCTGTTTGGGCTGCTGCTAGGGTTTGGGATGGGGAAGCTGGCAGGGCTGGCAGTGCCACAGAGGAAGACGGTCAGTATTGAGGTGGGGGTGCAGAACAGTCTCTTGGCGCTGGCGGTTATGCAGCTGTCGTTCCGGCGGGCCGAGGCTGACTTTGCGTCCCAAGCGCCCTTCATAGTGGCGCTCAGCAGCACCTCTGAGATGCTCCTCATCGTCCTCGGTCACTTTGCCCATCGAAAGTTCTGTACCCCCACCGTCCGGACTGAAACCTGA
- the LOC135564517 gene encoding uncharacterized protein LOC135564517, which produces MFFLASTSVTASQLKTALLSFELNVLCDPRPSPWVSQFVNILLGHRKLLTALLHRMWDLFHNKGIMWDLLHNKGIMWDLLHNKGIMWDLLHNKGIIWDLLHNKGIMWDLLHNKGIIWDLLHNKGIMWDLFHNKGIIWDLFHNKGIMWDLFHNKGIMWDLLHNKGIIWDLLHNKGIIWDLLHNKGIMWDLFHNKGIMWDLLHNKGIIWDLLHNKGIIWDLLHNKGIMWDLLHNKGIIWDLLHNKVSIYIFFYLSRSPSHFPSLSHSLQLIFPLSLALALHLTFPLSLTLSNSFSLSLALALSISLSLSLSLSPTHFPSLSLSLSPSHFPSLSRSLHLIFLLSLSLSYPLYSFL; this is translated from the coding sequence atgttctTCTTAGCCTCCACAAGTGTAACTGCAAGTCAGCTTAAAACTGCACTTCTCTCCTTTGAGCTTAATGTGCTCTGTGACCCAAGACCGAGCCCCTGGGTGTCCCAGTTTGTCAACATCCTGCTGGGACACAGAAAGCTGCTCACTGCCCTCCTGCACCGCATGTGGGACCTGTTCCACAACAAGGGGATCATGTGGGACCTGCTCCACAACAAGGGGATCATGTGGGACCTGCTCCACAACAAGGGGATCATGTGGGACCTGCTCCACAACAAGGGGATCATATGGGACCTGCTCCACAACAAGGGGATCATGTGGGACCTGCTCCACAACAAGGGGATCATATGGGACCTGCTCCACAACAAGGGGATCATGTGGGACCTGTTCCACAACAAGGGGATCATATGGGACCTGTTCCACAACAAGGGGATCATGTGGGACCTGTTCCACAACAAGGGGATCATGTGGGACCTGCTCCACAACAAGGGGATCATATGGGACCTGCTCCACAACAAGGGGATCATATGGGACCTGCTCCACAACAAGGGGATCATGTGGGACCTGTTCCACAACAAGGGGATCATGTGGGACCTGCTCCACAACAAGGGGATCATATGGGACCTGCTCCACAACAAGGGGATCATATGGGACCTGCTCCACAACAAGGGGATCATGTGGGACCTGCTCCACAACAAGGGGATCATATGGGACCTGCTCCACAACAAGGTgtccatatatatatttttttatctgtctcgctctccatctcactttccctctctctctcactctctccaactcattttccctctctctctcgctctcgctctccatctcactttccctctctctctcactctctccaactcattttccctctctctcgctctcgctctctccatctcactttccctctctctctcactctctccaactcattttccctctctctcgctctcgctctctccatctcactttccctctctctctcgctctctccatcttattttcctgctctctctctctctttcttaccccCTCTACTCTTTCTTATAG